The following coding sequences are from one Myxococcales bacterium window:
- a CDS encoding DDE-type integrase/transposase/recombinase translates to MDTQADDNERRKAVALFRYGVIADLLHWPKGKRGLGEQIAKKADRTYDIPGSRRSRIAAETIRDWLKAYRHGGFDALMPKARSDEGQARKIPQSIVDLLCMVKEDRPALSVRMVIDAVRASGEVPQDLELAPATVHRVLSRAGLMARKPETPTSNDRRRFAFAKAGEMWMSDVMHGPSVLIGGKRRQKTYLISFMDDATRVVPYAAFALGENVSCFMPVFEQALRRRGLPLRLYVDNGAAYRSHHLSLVCARLGVTLIHARPYQPQGKGKQERWHREVRRQCLGTLAEGDTASLEALNRKLWTWVEGEYHQAPHRGLDGETPLERWARACDEVRLPDIGADFSALFLFEEKRKVHKDRTVSLRGVVYEVDASLVGETVSLRFDPSRVGKPVELWVKGRKVGLAKPVDAYANCFVKRDNEVRSVLRADRVAPNPPEGLRLRDFDVVEHHDQGER, encoded by the coding sequence ATGGACACCCAAGCCGACGACAACGAGCGACGCAAGGCCGTCGCGCTCTTTCGCTATGGTGTGATTGCCGACCTATTGCACTGGCCCAAAGGCAAGCGAGGCCTGGGCGAGCAAATCGCAAAGAAGGCGGACCGCACCTACGACATCCCCGGCTCACGCAGGAGCCGTATCGCTGCCGAAACCATCAGAGACTGGCTCAAGGCCTATCGCCACGGCGGCTTCGATGCCCTGATGCCCAAGGCGCGCAGTGACGAGGGGCAGGCACGCAAGATCCCACAGTCCATCGTGGACCTTCTGTGCATGGTCAAGGAAGACAGGCCCGCACTGTCTGTGCGCATGGTCATCGATGCCGTGCGAGCCTCGGGCGAGGTACCACAGGACCTGGAGCTGGCGCCAGCCACGGTGCATCGGGTGCTCTCTCGTGCAGGCTTGATGGCTCGCAAGCCCGAGACGCCAACGAGCAACGACCGCCGTCGCTTCGCCTTCGCGAAGGCGGGGGAGATGTGGATGAGCGACGTGATGCACGGACCGTCCGTGCTGATCGGAGGCAAGCGCCGCCAAAAGACGTATCTCATCTCATTCATGGACGACGCCACCCGAGTCGTCCCGTACGCTGCCTTCGCGCTCGGCGAAAACGTCTCTTGTTTCATGCCCGTCTTCGAGCAAGCGCTGCGACGGCGTGGACTTCCCCTGCGGCTTTACGTCGACAACGGGGCAGCATATCGGTCGCATCATCTGTCCCTCGTCTGTGCCAGGCTGGGCGTGACTCTCATCCATGCACGCCCCTACCAGCCCCAGGGCAAGGGCAAGCAGGAGCGCTGGCACCGCGAGGTGCGCCGGCAATGCCTTGGCACCCTCGCCGAAGGAGACACTGCGAGCCTCGAAGCCCTCAACCGCAAGCTCTGGACCTGGGTCGAGGGGGAGTACCACCAGGCCCCTCACAGAGGCCTTGATGGCGAGACCCCGCTCGAGCGCTGGGCTCGCGCTTGCGACGAGGTGCGGCTGCCGGACATCGGCGCAGACTTCAGTGCGCTCTTTCTCTTCGAGGAAAAGCGCAAGGTACACAAAGACAGGACCGTCAGCTTGCGGGGCGTCGTCTATGAGGTGGACGCTTCGCTCGTCGGCGAAACCGTCTCTTTGCGCTTCGACCCGAGCCGGGTCGGCAAGCCCGTCGAGCTCTGGGTCAAGGGGCGCAAAGTCGGCCTGGCCAAACCCGTCGATGCGTATGCCAACTGCTTCGTCAAACGCGACAACGAGGTGCGCTCCGTCCTGCGTGCCGACCGCGTTGCACCGAATCCGCCAGAAGGACTTCGCCTGCGCGACTTCGACGTCGTCGAGCACCACGACCAAGGAGAGCGATGA
- a CDS encoding AAA family ATPase, whose product MMYRKHFGLNRHPFGKEVEPDDLFVSSASQELSVRLNHLIEMRGIGLVTGDSGSGKTTACRKVVSGLHTGLHKVVYVAHSTGNVMDVYKAIAWEMGLPTERNRAAVYRQIRTEVTRLTTEARCRPILIVDEAHHLRPDVLEDLRLLTNYQMDAENRLCLLLVGQSELRRRLGMAVYEALSQRIVMRYHFAGLSREELSGYFAHRLRLAGTELPLFDPAALEATFQATGGLPRKVNLLAHHALMAAALARAKSVTVEHVQAALPEVG is encoded by the coding sequence ATGATGTACCGCAAGCACTTCGGCCTGAACCGCCATCCCTTCGGCAAGGAGGTCGAGCCTGATGACCTCTTTGTCTCATCTGCAAGTCAGGAGCTGTCGGTCCGCCTCAATCACCTCATCGAGATGAGGGGCATCGGCCTCGTCACGGGCGACAGCGGCAGCGGGAAGACCACTGCCTGTCGCAAGGTAGTCTCGGGACTGCACACGGGGCTACACAAGGTGGTCTACGTCGCCCACTCGACCGGCAACGTCATGGACGTCTACAAAGCCATCGCCTGGGAAATGGGCCTGCCCACCGAGCGCAACCGTGCCGCCGTGTATCGGCAGATCCGAACCGAGGTCACACGCCTGACCACCGAGGCACGGTGTCGCCCCATCCTCATCGTCGATGAGGCCCATCATCTCAGGCCTGACGTGCTCGAAGACCTCAGGCTCCTGACCAACTACCAAATGGACGCAGAGAATCGGCTTTGCCTGCTGCTGGTGGGACAATCTGAGCTGCGTCGTCGACTGGGCATGGCTGTCTACGAGGCGCTCAGCCAGCGCATCGTCATGCGCTATCACTTCGCAGGTCTTTCCCGTGAGGAGCTGTCCGGATACTTTGCTCACCGGCTTCGCCTCGCGGGGACCGAGCTGCCGCTCTTTGATCCCGCAGCCCTCGAGGCAACCTTCCAGGCCACAGGAGGTCTGCCACGAAAAGTGAACCTCCTTGCTCACCACGCCCTCATGGCCGCAGCTCTCGCACGGGCCAAATCCGTGACTGTCGAGCACGTCCAGGCAGCTTTGCCGGAGGTCGGGTGA
- a CDS encoding oligosaccharide flippase family protein, producing the protein MTSTSSPSSPPSPARAQAAAVAGRGALYIGAAKIVFMVAGFLQRWLLARIVGPAEYGAFSVVNGAVSTVNNTMVQGTTQAISKFAAEDDERAGAVARAGLRLQMFVGTAVGLAFLLAAPWLARLVGAPTYYVPWFRLVAAIPFLYGFYAVYVGLANGLRRFATQASFDVLFSALKTGLLLGGALLFARGRQDPRAAVTGAFAGFVVAAVVILFVAARVMGKVKAPAGAPFPLKRLTVFMTGVALYAVMVNLALNYDLFWLRRFAGASAEATRADALVGNYEALRNLALLPYQALIVVTFVVFPLVSRVTFEQNRDATLAYVRQTMRIAFAFAALMGLALGCRPGALLAILYKPAYLEGTTALPILAAGLCALSLLGVACAIINASGRPRVAVGLVAVTLLVGSLSALYLVPGAAPGPAMLRAQAVSTAAGMGAGFLVAMAYLKRSFGGAVPLGTVLRTTLGLALGVSAAQLMPEGGRVMGLAAVAVAVLVFLATLLLAQELGPEDRARFARLARRKRA; encoded by the coding sequence ATGACCAGCACCTCGTCCCCGTCGTCTCCTCCCTCGCCCGCACGCGCGCAGGCCGCCGCCGTGGCGGGCCGCGGGGCTCTTTACATTGGTGCCGCCAAAATCGTCTTCATGGTGGCTGGCTTTCTGCAACGTTGGCTGTTGGCCCGCATCGTGGGTCCAGCCGAATACGGTGCCTTTTCGGTGGTGAACGGCGCCGTATCGACCGTGAACAACACCATGGTCCAGGGCACCACCCAGGCCATCAGCAAGTTCGCGGCTGAAGACGACGAGCGTGCGGGCGCGGTGGCGCGCGCGGGACTGCGGCTGCAGATGTTCGTGGGGACGGCGGTGGGGCTCGCCTTTTTGCTGGCAGCGCCCTGGCTTGCGCGCCTCGTGGGGGCGCCGACCTACTACGTGCCCTGGTTCCGTCTGGTTGCGGCTATCCCCTTCCTCTACGGCTTTTATGCCGTGTACGTCGGGCTTGCCAATGGCCTGCGGCGCTTCGCTACCCAGGCGAGCTTCGACGTGCTCTTCTCGGCTCTCAAGACCGGGCTCCTGCTGGGAGGCGCGCTGCTGTTCGCGCGGGGGAGACAAGACCCTCGCGCGGCCGTGACGGGCGCGTTCGCAGGCTTCGTCGTCGCGGCCGTGGTGATCCTCTTCGTCGCGGCGCGGGTGATGGGCAAGGTGAAGGCTCCCGCAGGTGCCCCCTTTCCCCTGAAGCGTCTCACCGTGTTCATGACGGGGGTGGCGCTTTACGCGGTGATGGTGAACCTGGCGCTCAACTACGATCTTTTTTGGCTGAGGCGCTTCGCGGGCGCTTCGGCCGAGGCCACACGCGCCGATGCCCTCGTGGGCAACTACGAAGCGCTCCGTAACCTGGCGCTCTTGCCCTACCAGGCGCTCATCGTGGTGACCTTCGTCGTGTTTCCCCTGGTGTCGCGTGTGACCTTCGAGCAGAACCGGGACGCCACCCTCGCGTATGTCCGGCAAACGATGCGCATCGCCTTCGCCTTCGCGGCGCTCATGGGCCTGGCGCTGGGGTGCCGCCCGGGCGCCCTCTTGGCGATTCTCTACAAACCCGCGTATCTCGAGGGCACCACCGCGCTGCCCATCCTTGCGGCGGGGCTTTGCGCCCTGTCTTTGCTGGGCGTGGCGTGCGCCATCATCAACGCCTCGGGACGTCCGCGGGTGGCCGTGGGGCTGGTGGCGGTCACGTTGCTCGTGGGCAGCCTCTCTGCCCTCTACCTCGTCCCAGGCGCTGCGCCGGGTCCCGCCATGCTGCGTGCACAGGCGGTCTCCACGGCGGCGGGCATGGGCGCGGGCTTCCTGGTGGCCATGGCTTACCTCAAACGTAGCTTCGGAGGCGCAGTTCCGCTGGGCACGGTCCTGCGCACCACGTTGGGGCTGGCGCTGGGTGTATCGGCCGCGCAACTCATGCCCGAAGGGGGCCGTGTCATGGGACTCGCTGCCGTGGCCGTCGCGGTCCTGGTCTTCCTGGCAACGCTGCTCCTGGCCCAGGAGCTGGGGCCCGAGGATCGCGCCCGCTTCGCCCGCCTGGCGCGCCGCAAACGCGCTTAG
- the istA gene encoding IS21 family transposase, which produces MRPRAEREPFLTLEFLPGAAVQVDWADFGFALPGCPRRVSAFVMVLCHSRYLYLEFQLSQTMGSFLRCMDRGLRFFKGSTKVDIFDNMKTVVKSHTAAGTVFNQRFLDYARARHFGVVACNVARGNEKGLVERPIGFIRERFWPGCRPSDLLDLNTKAAAWRETFANNRIHEVTGKVPALVFEHEEQQMLRPLDDLPFNTDDIETATVSKTFRVRFDRNLYSVPPHLVDQVVLVRGDDHQVSMYLGPKLVATYPRSWDINKDIEDPSHRAKALAHKPRC; this is translated from the coding sequence TTGCGTCCACGTGCGGAGCGCGAGCCCTTCTTGACGCTGGAGTTTCTGCCAGGAGCGGCCGTGCAGGTGGACTGGGCGGACTTCGGCTTTGCACTTCCTGGCTGCCCGAGGCGGGTGAGCGCCTTCGTGATGGTGCTTTGCCACTCTCGCTACCTCTATCTGGAATTCCAGCTCAGCCAAACGATGGGCTCATTTCTGAGATGCATGGACAGGGGGCTGCGATTCTTCAAGGGATCCACCAAGGTCGACATCTTCGACAACATGAAGACCGTCGTGAAGTCGCACACCGCCGCAGGGACCGTCTTCAACCAGCGCTTCCTCGACTATGCGCGCGCCCGCCACTTTGGCGTCGTGGCCTGCAACGTCGCCCGCGGTAACGAAAAGGGCCTCGTCGAGCGGCCCATTGGCTTCATCAGGGAACGTTTCTGGCCGGGGTGTCGCCCCAGCGATCTCCTCGACTTGAACACGAAGGCAGCAGCCTGGCGGGAGACGTTTGCCAACAATCGCATTCACGAGGTGACAGGCAAGGTTCCCGCTCTTGTCTTCGAGCACGAGGAGCAGCAGATGCTTCGGCCTCTCGATGACCTACCATTCAACACGGACGACATCGAAACCGCCACGGTCAGCAAGACCTTTCGCGTGCGTTTCGACAGAAACCTTTACTCCGTACCCCCGCACCTCGTCGATCAAGTCGTGCTCGTACGCGGTGACGACCACCAGGTCTCCATGTACCTCGGACCGAAACTCGTCGCGACGTATCCGCGCTCCTGGGACATCAACAAGGACATCGAGGATCCATCCCACAGGGCGAAGGCACTCGCCCACAAGCCCCGGTGTTAG